The following are from one region of the Mesorhizobium sp. B2-8-5 genome:
- the folB gene encoding dihydroneopterin aldolase, whose amino-acid sequence MYVIRMKNCAFFARHGVLDEEETLGQRFYVDAELTVEPSRPLTEDSIEDTVNYGVAFAVIEKIVTGHRRFLIEALALEVAKALTARFSQIRKAEITVRKPNAPVPGVLDYVEVTVVWPE is encoded by the coding sequence ATGTACGTCATCCGTATGAAGAACTGCGCCTTCTTCGCCCGCCACGGCGTGCTGGACGAGGAGGAGACGCTTGGCCAGCGTTTCTATGTCGATGCCGAGCTGACGGTCGAGCCCAGCCGTCCGCTGACGGAGGATTCCATCGAGGATACCGTCAATTACGGCGTCGCCTTCGCGGTCATCGAGAAGATCGTGACCGGACATCGCCGCTTCCTGATCGAGGCGCTGGCGCTGGAGGTCGCGAAGGCGCTGACGGCCAGGTTTTCGCAGATCAGGAAGGCCGAGATCACCGTGCGCAAACCAAACGCGCCGGTGCCCGGCGTGCTCGATTATGTCGAGGTGACCGTTGTCTGGCCAGAATAG
- a CDS encoding YcjF family protein, whose translation MTAPRKPAAFRIAPETEAPPQPQRNRVAEEPPARRSRAARADVAVVIPSEVDVFDEPDIEAAVPPPATAPRRRSLLARLFLGALSVLVSLAVGLWADRLIRDLFARAQWLGWLAAGMAAIALLSLLVILVREFLAIARLAEVEKMQKRALDAVARDDPKAARALVDELSAFVAAKPETAAGRRSLAELRGEIIDGANLVRLAETEILSPLDARAKIMILEAAKRVSLITAVSPRALVDIAYVVFEAGRLIRRLSELYGGRPGTLGFFRLARGVLAHLAVTGSIAVGDSFVQQIVGHGLAAKLSAKLGEGVVNGMMTARIGIAAMETARPLPFIAVKRPGLGDFLSALTSFAARKNSQTTDKVNA comes from the coding sequence ATGACCGCGCCCCGCAAACCGGCGGCCTTCCGCATCGCGCCTGAGACCGAGGCGCCGCCGCAACCACAGCGAAACCGCGTCGCCGAGGAGCCGCCGGCGCGCAGATCACGTGCCGCGCGGGCTGATGTGGCGGTCGTGATCCCCTCGGAGGTCGACGTCTTCGACGAGCCGGACATCGAGGCTGCCGTCCCGCCGCCGGCGACGGCGCCGAGAAGGCGCTCGCTGCTTGCCCGGCTGTTTCTCGGTGCTCTGAGCGTGCTCGTCTCGCTGGCGGTCGGCCTGTGGGCCGACCGGCTGATCCGCGACCTGTTCGCGCGCGCCCAATGGCTTGGCTGGCTGGCGGCCGGCATGGCGGCGATTGCGCTGCTCTCGCTGCTCGTCATCCTGGTCCGCGAATTCCTCGCCATCGCCCGCCTGGCCGAAGTCGAAAAGATGCAGAAGCGGGCCCTGGATGCCGTGGCGCGCGACGATCCCAAGGCGGCGCGTGCCTTGGTCGACGAACTCTCGGCCTTCGTCGCGGCAAAGCCCGAGACCGCCGCTGGGCGCCGCTCGCTCGCCGAATTGCGCGGCGAGATCATCGACGGCGCCAATCTGGTGCGGCTTGCCGAGACCGAGATCCTGTCGCCTCTCGATGCCCGCGCGAAAATCATGATCCTCGAGGCCGCGAAGCGCGTATCCCTGATCACGGCCGTCAGCCCGCGCGCTCTGGTCGACATCGCCTATGTCGTGTTCGAGGCCGGCCGCCTGATCCGGCGGCTCTCCGAACTCTACGGCGGCCGCCCAGGCACGCTCGGCTTCTTCCGGCTGGCGCGCGGCGTGCTCGCGCATCTGGCGGTGACCGGCTCGATCGCGGTGGGCGACAGTTTCGTGCAGCAGATCGTCGGCCATGGCCTGGCCGCAAAACTCTCGGCAAAGCTCGGCGAAGGCGTGGTCAACGGCATGATGACGGCGCGCATCGGCATCGCCGCGATGGAAACCGCCCGCCCCTTGCCGTTCATCGCCGTCAAGCGCCCCGGCCTCGGCGATTTCCTCTCGGCGCTGACCTCGTTCGCGGCGCGAAAGAACAGCCAGACGACCGATAAGGTAAACGCGTGA
- the folP gene encoding dihydropteroate synthase, whose amino-acid sequence MTTKRWQLAHGRYLDLGPKAVVVGILNVTPDSFSDGGLFIAPEKALEQARRMVKEGAAVIDVGGESTRPGFAPITAEEEQARVLPIISALAASGEALISVDTYREETARLGVAAGAHIVNDVWGLQREPGIARVAAETGAGLVIMHTGRERHKLPDVIEDQLLFLRRSLEIARAGNVADSQIVLDAGFGFAKETAEENLDLMARFSELRALGYPLMAGTSRKRFIGAATGREPAERAAGTAATSVILRLKGADLFRVHDVAINVDALAVTDAMLQRETELPPGH is encoded by the coding sequence GCGGTCGTCGTCGGCATCCTGAACGTCACGCCCGACAGTTTTTCGGACGGCGGCCTGTTCATCGCGCCTGAAAAGGCGCTGGAGCAGGCGCGCCGTATGGTGAAGGAGGGCGCCGCCGTCATAGACGTCGGCGGAGAGTCGACGCGGCCGGGTTTCGCCCCGATCACGGCCGAGGAAGAGCAGGCGCGCGTGCTGCCCATCATCTCGGCGCTCGCCGCTTCCGGCGAGGCGCTGATCTCGGTCGACACATATCGCGAGGAAACCGCGCGGCTTGGCGTCGCCGCCGGCGCCCATATCGTCAACGACGTCTGGGGGCTGCAGCGCGAGCCGGGCATCGCGCGCGTCGCCGCCGAGACCGGGGCCGGGCTCGTCATCATGCATACCGGGCGCGAACGGCACAAATTGCCCGACGTGATCGAGGATCAGTTGCTTTTCTTGCGCAGATCGCTGGAGATCGCGCGCGCCGGCAATGTCGCCGACAGCCAGATCGTGCTCGATGCCGGCTTCGGCTTCGCCAAGGAAACGGCGGAGGAAAACCTCGACCTGATGGCGCGATTTTCCGAGCTCCGGGCGCTCGGCTACCCGTTGATGGCCGGAACCTCGCGCAAGCGCTTCATCGGCGCCGCGACCGGGCGCGAGCCCGCCGAACGGGCAGCCGGCACGGCTGCCACCAGCGTCATCCTGCGCTTGAAGGGAGCCGACCTGTTTCGCGTCCACGATGTCGCAATCAACGTGGATGCGCTGGCGGTGACCGATGCTATGCTTCAACGCGAAACCGAGCTTCCTCCCGGACACTGA
- the folK gene encoding 2-amino-4-hydroxy-6-hydroxymethyldihydropteridine diphosphokinase, translating to MSGQNSAVYLSLGGNLGEPAKSMGAALRILDGDDATRVTAVSSLYRTPPWGKLDQPDFLNAAAAIETALSPRALLDLCLDVERRLKRVREERWGPRLIDIDILVFGDRVIHETGLEVPHPRMLERAFVLAPLAEIAPGLSVGGRSVAERLGAVDISGIERLPSGREWWLG from the coding sequence TTGTCTGGCCAGAATAGCGCTGTCTACCTCAGTCTCGGCGGCAACCTCGGCGAGCCGGCGAAGTCCATGGGCGCGGCATTGCGCATACTGGACGGCGACGACGCGACGCGCGTCACCGCCGTCTCCTCGCTTTATCGCACGCCGCCTTGGGGCAAGCTCGACCAGCCGGATTTCCTCAATGCCGCCGCCGCGATCGAGACGGCTCTCTCGCCGCGCGCGCTGCTCGACCTTTGCCTCGACGTCGAGAGGCGGTTGAAGCGCGTGCGCGAGGAGCGCTGGGGGCCGCGCCTCATCGATATAGACATCCTGGTGTTCGGCGACCGCGTGATCCACGAGACCGGGCTCGAAGTGCCGCATCCGCGCATGCTGGAACGCGCCTTCGTGCTGGCGCCGCTGGCCGAGATCGCGCCAGGGCTTTCGGTCGGCGGCAGGAGCGTGGCGGAACGGCTCGGCGCCGTCGATATTTCCGGTATCGAGCGGCTGCCGTCCGGCCGCGAATGGTGGCTTGGGTAA
- a CDS encoding monovalent cation:proton antiporter-2 (CPA2) family protein, which produces MAAEASSSDLVQVVALLAAGVVAVPIFKRMGLGSILGYLAAGVVIGPFGLRIFSESEAILHVAELGVVMFLFIIGLEMQPSRLWGLRREIFGLGALQVGVCAVLLTLVGLAGGFPIAQSFVAGAGFVLTSTAIVMQLLEERGEIATPKGQRIVSILLLEDLMIVPLLALVAFLAPGGAETSLSERLTEVGIGIAAIVGLVVAGRYLLNPLFRILADARAREVMTAAALLVVLGSALAMQLSGLSMAMGAFLAGVLLSESTFRHQLEADIEPFRGILLGLFFLAVGMSLDLGVVAQNWRLVAVYVVAYMVMKAVGIYAVARILKSSHREALERAVFMAQGGEFAFVLYSSAAAVGIIDGQANATLTAIVIISMVLTPLAIIALRYLTPRDEQSLDGVDIADGLTGSVLIIGFGRFGQIASQPLLLRGMDVSIIDNEVEMIQAAADFGFKVYYGDGTRLDILHAAGVGRARAVLICVDKPDAAVRIAQLIKAEFPLVTILARAFDRGTALQLVRAGVDYQLRETFESALVFGGSALEALGVDPEEVAEVIEDVRRRDEARFETQLAEGVRAGQRFLKGNIGTPIPTPLTQPRRAGRALNQETAVVLNQAETKN; this is translated from the coding sequence ATGGCAGCTGAAGCGTCGAGCAGCGATCTGGTGCAGGTGGTGGCGCTGCTCGCCGCGGGCGTCGTCGCCGTGCCGATCTTCAAGCGCATGGGGCTGGGCTCGATCCTCGGCTACCTCGCCGCCGGCGTGGTCATCGGCCCCTTCGGCCTGCGCATCTTTTCCGAATCGGAAGCGATCCTCCATGTCGCCGAGCTCGGCGTCGTCATGTTCCTGTTCATCATCGGCCTGGAAATGCAGCCGTCGCGGCTCTGGGGGCTGCGCCGCGAGATTTTCGGCCTGGGTGCCTTGCAGGTTGGCGTCTGCGCTGTCCTGCTCACTCTGGTCGGACTGGCCGGAGGCTTTCCCATCGCGCAGTCCTTCGTCGCCGGCGCCGGCTTCGTGCTGACCTCGACGGCGATCGTCATGCAGCTGCTCGAGGAGCGCGGTGAGATCGCCACGCCGAAAGGCCAGCGCATCGTCTCCATCCTGTTGCTCGAAGACCTGATGATCGTGCCGCTGCTGGCGCTGGTCGCGTTCCTCGCGCCCGGCGGCGCCGAAACCAGCCTTTCGGAGCGACTGACCGAGGTCGGCATCGGCATCGCCGCGATCGTTGGACTGGTCGTGGCCGGCCGTTACTTGCTCAATCCGCTCTTCCGCATCCTGGCCGACGCCCGCGCCCGCGAAGTCATGACCGCCGCCGCGCTTCTGGTGGTGCTGGGATCGGCCCTGGCCATGCAGCTCTCCGGCCTGTCGATGGCGATGGGCGCCTTCCTTGCCGGCGTGCTTCTGTCGGAATCGACCTTCCGCCACCAGCTCGAAGCCGATATCGAGCCGTTCCGCGGCATCCTGCTCGGCCTGTTCTTCCTCGCCGTCGGCATGTCGCTCGACCTCGGCGTCGTCGCCCAGAACTGGCGGCTCGTCGCCGTCTATGTCGTCGCCTACATGGTCATGAAGGCGGTCGGCATCTACGCCGTCGCGCGCATTCTGAAGAGCAGCCACCGCGAGGCGCTCGAACGCGCCGTCTTCATGGCGCAGGGCGGCGAGTTCGCCTTCGTGCTCTATTCGTCCGCCGCCGCGGTCGGCATCATCGATGGCCAGGCCAACGCCACGCTGACCGCCATCGTCATCATCTCCATGGTGCTGACGCCCTTGGCGATCATAGCGCTGCGCTACCTGACCCCGCGCGACGAGCAGTCCCTCGACGGCGTCGACATCGCCGACGGCCTCACCGGCAGCGTGCTGATCATCGGCTTCGGCCGCTTCGGCCAGATCGCCAGCCAGCCGCTTCTGCTGCGCGGGATGGACGTCTCGATCATCGACAACGAGGTGGAGATGATCCAGGCCGCGGCCGATTTCGGCTTCAAGGTCTATTACGGCGACGGCACGCGGCTGGACATCCTGCATGCGGCCGGCGTCGGGCGCGCCCGCGCCGTGCTGATCTGCGTCGACAAGCCGGACGCCGCCGTGCGCATCGCCCAGTTGATCAAGGCCGAATTCCCTCTGGTCACCATCCTGGCGCGCGCCTTCGATCGAGGCACGGCGCTGCAGCTCGTGCGGGCCGGCGTCGACTATCAACTGCGCGAAACCTTCGAATCGGCGCTGGTCTTCGGCGGTTCCGCGCTGGAGGCGCTGGGCGTCGATCCGGAAGAAGTCGCCGAGGTCATCGAGGATGTGCGGCGCCGCGACGAAGCGCGCTTCGAGACGCAACTGGCCGAGGGCGTGCGCGCCGGCCAGCGTTTCCTCAAGGGCAATATCGGCACGCCGATCCCGACGCCGCTCACCCAGCCGCGCCGCGCCGGCCGAGCGTTGAACCAGGAAACGGCCGTCGTGCTGAACCAGGCAGAGACCAAAAACTGA
- a CDS encoding DUF924 family protein, which produces MAELDPWALSVTKFWRDGGEDAWFEKNDAFDTDFRNRFLELHYAAARRECDQWNAHAEGSLALMILLDQFPRNCFRGTGHMFATDPLARYFADKAIAAGQDLELEESLRVFLYLPFEHSELLADQERSMQLTTAKAPEYLKYADEHLEIIRRFGRFPHRNRMLGRATTAEEQAFLDGGGFSG; this is translated from the coding sequence ATGGCAGAACTCGATCCGTGGGCGCTTTCGGTCACCAAATTCTGGCGCGATGGCGGCGAGGACGCCTGGTTCGAGAAGAACGACGCCTTCGACACGGATTTCCGCAATCGCTTTTTGGAGCTGCATTACGCCGCCGCGCGGCGCGAATGCGACCAATGGAACGCGCATGCCGAAGGGTCGCTGGCGCTGATGATCCTGCTCGACCAGTTCCCGCGCAACTGCTTCCGTGGCACCGGCCACATGTTCGCGACCGATCCGCTGGCGAGATACTTCGCCGACAAGGCAATCGCCGCCGGTCAGGACCTGGAACTGGAAGAATCGCTTCGCGTTTTCCTCTATCTGCCGTTCGAGCATTCCGAATTGCTGGCCGACCAGGAACGGTCAATGCAACTCACAACCGCCAAAGCGCCCGAATACCTCAAATACGCCGATGAGCATCTGGAGATCATCCGGCGCTTCGGTCGCTTTCCGCACCGCAACCGCATGCTTGGCCGCGCGACGACCGCCGAGGAGCAGGCATTTTTGGACGGCGGCGGTTTTTCCGGCTAA